In Trichoderma atroviride chromosome 2, complete sequence, one DNA window encodes the following:
- a CDS encoding uncharacterized protein (EggNog:ENOG41~TransMembrane:1 (i50-68o)), with product MFAASSSRILASGARRAITSSRSFHASAQRLNDAAPLPARKPMGAFRGGLFGFLFGSVLAGGSVYSYVLQEYKASNELLTEDIYTLQASVTRLTNHVKILEEKIQQKRK from the exons ATGttcgcagcatcatcatcaagaaTACTCGCCAGCGGCGCTCGCCGTGCCATTACTTCATCACGCAGCTTCCATGCCTCGGCCCAGCGCCTGAACGATGCTGCGCCGCTGCCGGCTAGAAAGCCCATGGGCGCATTCAGAGGAGG TCTGTTCGGCTTCCTGTTTGGAAGTGTCCTGGCCGGCGGCTCCGTATACAGCTACGTCCTGCAGGAGTACAAGGCGTCCAACGAGCTCCTCACTGAGGACATTTAC ACTCTCCAAGCCTCCGTCACCCGCCTGACAAACCACGTCAAGATCCTTGAGGAGAAGATCcaacagaagagaaaataa